CGACGTCGTGGCGGGCCTGAAGGTCACGAAGCTGGGGAGCTCCAGCGTCGTCTACGAGATCAGCCTGCACCAGGGCGACGACCCCGAACCGGCCGCGATCGGCCGGTTCGTGCACGTCTACGTGACGGGGGAGGACCGCAAGGTCACCCCGATTCCCGACGTCATCCGCACGGTGCTGGAGCCCCTCACGGTCTGAGGCGGCAGAGGCGGGTGATGTCCGCCACGTCGCATGCTCCTCCGGGCGTTCCTGACCCCGGCGCGACCTACGCTCGCGGGTGGATCACAACGGTGTGATCCGCAGTCGGAAGGACCAGCGTGGACACAGCACTCGACCTCGCCCGGTGGCAGTTCGGCATCACGACCGTCTACCACTTCCTGTTCGTGCCGATGACGATCAGCATGGCGTTCCTCGTGGCGATCATGCAGACCGCGTGGTGGCGCACCGGGAACGAGAAGTGGCTCCGGCTGACCCGGATGTTCGGCAAGCTCTTCCTCATCAACTTCGCCATGGGCGTCGTCACCGGCATCGTGCAGGAGTTCCAGTTCGGCATGAACTGGAGCAGCTACAGCCGGTTCGTCGGCGACATCTTCGGCGCACCGCTCGCGATCGAGGGCCTGCTGGCCTTCTTCCTGGAGTCGACGTTCCTGGGCCTGTGGATCTTCGGCTGGGACCGGCTCAAGCCCGGCCTGCACCTGATGACGATCTGGATCGCCGCGATCGGGACGGCCCTCTCGGCGTACTTCATCCTCGCGGCCAACTCCTTCATGCAGAACCCCGTGGGCTTCACCATGAACGAGGAGCGCGGCCGAGCCGAGCTGAACGACTTCATGGCGGTGCTGACGAACAAGGTCGCCCTCATCACGCTGCCGCACACCCTGTTCGCGGCCTTCATGGTCGGCGGCGGGTTCGTGGCCGCGGTCGCGGTGTGGCACCTCATCCGCCGGCCCGACCGGGACGTCGACGCGTTCCGCAGCGCGGCGAAGCTCGGCGCGGTGACGCTGCTCGTGGCCGGCCTCGGCGTCGTCATCACCGGCGACATCCAGGGCAAGGTCATGACCGAGGTGCAGCCGATGAAGATGGCGGCCGCGGAGGCGCTCTACGAGGACTCCGACGGGTGCGCCCCGTTCTCCCTGTTCACGGTCGGCACCCTCGACGGATCGAAGCCGCTGTTCAGCGTCGAGGTCCCGTGCCTGCTGTCGCAGCTGGCCACGGGCGGCCTCGACGGTGAGGTGCGCGGCATCAACTCGCTCAACGAGGAGTACGCCAAGACGTACGCCGACTCCGGGATCACCGACTTCTCGCCGAACATCCCGGTCACCTACTGGAGCTTCCGCCTCATGATGGGCCTGGGCTTCGTGGCGATGGCCGCCAGCGCCTGGATCCTGTGGGTCCTGCGCAAGGGTCGGGTCCCGGCGCCGGATGCGCGCACCACCCGCTGGCTGCTGTGGACCGCGATCGTCCTTCCCCTGATGCCGCTGTTCGCGAACTCCTTCGGCTGGATCTTCACCGAGATGGGGCGCCAGCCGTGGGTGGTCTTCGGCCTGATGCCCACCGAGGCGGGCGTCTCGCCGTCGGTCTCGGCCGCGCAGGTCTGGACCTCGATGCTGGGCTTCACGCTGCTCTACGGCGCGCTGGCTGTGGTGGAGGTCAAGCTGCTGCTGCGCTTCATCGATAAGGGCCTGCCCGACGCCAACCCGCCCCAGCCGAACGACGACTCCGACGCCCCGCTGGCGTTCGCGTACTGAGGAGACCGCCATGGAACTCACCACCGTCTGGTTCATCCTGATCGCCTTCCTGTTCGTCGGGTACTTCGTGCTGGAGGGCTTCGACTTCGGCGTCGGCATGCTCGTCGGCCTGCTGGCCAAGGACGAGAAGGAGCGCCGCGTCCTCGTCAACACCATCGGTCCGGTCTGGGACGGCAACGAGGTGTGGCTCATCGTCGGCGGCGGCGCGATGTTCGCCGCCTTCCCGGAGTGGTACGCCACGCTGTTCAGCGGCTTCTACCTGCCGCTGTTCCTGATCCTGATCGCCCTGATCGTCCGCGGGGTCGCGTTCGAGTACCGCGGCCTGCGCGACCAGCAGGAGTGGCGCGACCGCTGGGACTGGGCGATCATCATCGGCTCGTTCGTGCCGGCGCTGCTGTGGGGCGTCGCGTTCGCCAACATCATCCGCGGTGTGCCGATCAACGAGTCCCACGAGTACGTGGGCGGGTTCTTCAACCTGCTCAACCCGTACGCACTGCTCGGTGGCCTGCTCACGACGTCGGTCTTCCTCGTGCACGGGGCGTTCTTCGTGGCGCTCAAGACCGTCGGCGACATCCGCGTGCGGGCGCACGCGTTCGCGCAGCGGCTGGGCGCCGTCGTCGCGGTGCTCGCGGTGGCGTTCATCGGCTGGACCGCGGTCCGCGACGGCGACCTCGCCGTCTGGGTGATCGGTGGCGTGGCCGCCCTCGCGTTCCTCGGGGGCCTGGCCGCCAGCATGCGCGACCGTGACGGCTGGGCCTTCGTCGGCACGGCCGTGGCGATCGCCGGCGTCGTGGCGATGCTGTTCGTCGCGCTGTTCCCCGACGTCATGCCCTCGACGCTCGACCCGGCGTTCAGCCTGACCACCGAGAACGCGTCGTCGACGCCCTACACGCTCAAGATCATGACGTGGGTGGCGGTGGCCTTCACGCCCATCGTGCTGATGTACCAGGCGTGGTCGTACTGGGTGTTCCGCAAGCGCATCGGCGTCCAGCACATCCCGGCGTGAGACCCCTCGACCCGCGGCTCGTCCGCCGCTCGGCCACCGTCCGCACCCACCTGGTGTGGTCGGTGGTCCTGGGCGTGCTCACGGCCCTGCTCATCATCGGCGTCTCCTGGTGCGTCGCCGAGGTCGTCGCCCGCCGGTTCACCGGCGCCGAGGTGCTGCTGTTCCCGCTCGCGATCGCCGCGGCCTTCGGGCTGCGGGCAGCGATCGCCTGGGCGCACGGTGTCGTCAGCGAGCGGGCCGCGATCCGCGTGAAGGCCGAGCTGCGGTCCGAGGTGGTGGATGACCTGCTCGATCCGCGGCGCATCGGTCCGCGGCCGGCCAGCGGGCGGCTCGTGGCCCTGCTCGGCCCCGGGATGGACGCGTTCGACGGCTACGTCGGGCGTTTCCTGCCGCAGCTGGCGCTCGCGGCGATCGTGCCGGCTGCCGTCATCGCGGTCATCGCCTGGACCGACCCGCTGTCGGCGGTGCTCATCGTGGTCACGCTGCCGCTCATCGGGCTCTTCATGTGGCTCGTCGGCGTGCTGACGCGCGACCGCGTGGAGCGTCGCTGGTCCGCCATGGAGCGGCTGGCCCGGCACTTCACCGACGTGCTCGACGGGCTGGTCGTGCTGAAGGTCTTCGGCCGGCGCCAGGAGCGAGGGATCCGCGAGGTCGGCGACCGGCACCGGGTCGAGACGATGCGCGCCCTGCGGCTCGCCTTCCTGTCCTCCCTGGTGCTCGAGCTGATCTCGACGATCTCGGTGGCCCTCGTGGCCGTGAGCGTCGGCCTGCGGGTCGTCGAGGGTCATCTCGACCTGCGCGACGCGATGTTCGTCCTGCTCCTCGCGCCCGAGGCGTACCTCCCGGTGCGCCGGGTCGGGATGATGTTCCACGACAGCACCGAGGGCGCGACGGCCACCGCCGAGCTGCTCGACCTGCTGGACCACGACCGCCACGAGGGGACCGTCACGCCCCCGTCCGGGCCCTCGGCGATCACGGTGCGCGGTGCGCGGCTGACTCATCCGGGCCGCAGTGCGCTGTCGCTGGCCGTCGACGACCTGCGCGTGGAGCCGGGGGAGTTCCTTGCCGTCATCGGGCGCTCGGGCGGCGGGAAGTCCACCCTGCTGGACGTCCTGCTCGGCTTCGAGCGACTCGACGCGGGCACGGTCACGATCGGCGACACCGCACTGGCAGACCTCGACATCGCCGCGTGGCGGGAGTCGGTCGCCTGGGTGCCGCAGACCCCGCACCTCGTGGCCGGCACCGTCGGCCAGAACGTCGCGCTGGGCCAACGAGGCGCGAGTGGCGAGGAGATCGCCTCGGCCGCCCTCGACGCAGGACTCGACCTCGCACTGGACCGAGCCGTGCGTGAGGGCACCACCGACCTGTCCGCGGGGGAGCGGCGCCGCGTGGCGGTGGCGCGGGCCCTGCTGCGGGTCCGACTCACGGGCGCCTGGCTCGTGCTGCTGGACGAGCCCACCGCGGGCCTCGACGCCCACCACGAGGCCACGGTGCTGACGGCCCTGCGCGCCTCGGGTGCCACCGTGCTGGTCGTGACGCACCGGCCCGAGACGGTGGCCGCGGCCGACCGGGTCGTCGAGGTCGCCGCATGAGTCGCACGTACTCGCGCCGGGTGCGCCTGGGCGCCGGGCTCGCGACGGGCGTCGCGGCCCAGCTGGCCGCCGTCGGTCTGCTCCTGGCGTCGGCGTGGCTCATCGTCCGGGCCGCGGAGCAGCCGCCCGTGCTCTACCTCATGGTCGCGATCGTCTCGGTGCGCTTCTTCGGCATCTCGCGATCCGTGCTGCGCTACGTGGAGCGGCTGCTGACGCACGACGTAGCCCTCGCCGACGCCGTCGAGCAGCGCGTCGCCACCTACACCGACCTCGACCGGGCGGCGCCCGCCGGACTGGGCGACCTACGCCGTGGCGACCTCGTCAGCCGGGTCGTCGCCGACGTGGCCCGGATGCAGGACCGGCTGTTGCGACTGCGGATCCCGTGGTGGGTCGGTCTGGCGGCCACGGCCGTCGTCGTGGCCGTCGTGGCGCTCATCGACGCCCGTTCGGGACTGGTCATCGCGGCCGGTGTCGCGCTGGCGGCGGTGTCGCTGAGGTGGCTCGTCGGGCGTGCCGGCACGTCCCGCGGCGGTCGCGCCGAGGCGCAGGGACGCCTGTCGGCCGAGGTCGCCGCCGCAGCCGTCGCCGCCCGCGAGCTCGTGGCCTTCGGCGCCGCCGAGGAGGCGCGTGCCATCGCCTCGACGGCCACCGGCGACGCGGAGTCGGCGCAGTCCGGTGGCGCGAGCGTCGCCGGCATCGGATCGGCCGGCGTGCTGGCCGTGGCGGGCGCGACGGTCGCCGTCCTGGCCGCCTGGTCGGGCGGCCTCGACCCCGTGCTCGTCGGTGTGGTCCTGTTGGCGCCGATCGCGCTGATCGAGCCGTGGGACGGCTGGTCCGAGGCCGAGCGGCTGCGGCCGGAGATCACGGCGGCGGCGGCACGGCTCGCCGCCCTCGCGGACCTCGGCGCGCCGGTCGAGGACCCGTCCGACCCGCGACCGCTGCCGGCCGGGAACGACCTCGTCGTCGAGGGGGTCCGCGTCGGCTGGGACGCGCCCGTGACGGCGCCGATCTCGTTCAAGCTGGCCGAGGGCGCCGCGATCGCCGTCACGGGTCCCAGCGGGGTCGGCAAGTCCACGCTCGCCTACGCCCTGCTGCGGCTCCTGCCGACATGGCACGGCACCGTCACCCTCGGAGGCGTCCCCACGACCGGTCTCGCCGCCGCCGACGTCCGGCGCCGCATCGGCTATCTCGGCCAGGACGACGCGGTGTTCGACACCTCGATCCGCGAGAACCTGCGCATCGCCGACCCGGAGGCCGACGACCAGCGCCTGCGTGCCGCGCTCGCGTCCGCCGGGCTGCTCGCGTCGGTCGACGTCATGCCGCAGGGCCTCGACACCCCGGTCGGTGAGCACGGCGGACGACTCTCCGGCGGCGAGCGCCAGCGACTGTGCCTGGCGCGGCTGCTGCTGGCCGACCACCGTGTGCTGGTCCTGGACGAGCCGACCGAGCACCTCGACGCGCCCACGGCGGCTGCGCTGATGGACGACGTCCTCGCCCTGGCGGGCCCCGGTGGGCGCAGCCTCGTCGTCATCTCGCACAGCCCGGCCGTGCTGGCCCGGTTCGACGACGTCGTCGCCTTGTCTAGGGTGGACCCGTGACCACCACGACCCTCGTCGTCCTGATCGCCGTCGCCGTCGTCGTGCTCGGCGGCGGCCTGGCCTATCTCATCGCCAACCAGCGTCGCGAGCTGCCGCCGCCCGACGTGATGGACGAGCTCACCGAGCGTGAGATCGAGCATCCCGAGCTGCGCGAGGTCGACCTCGACGAGGTCGAGGAGCTGGAGGCCGGGGTCCTCGAGGAGGAGCCGGCCGCCCCGGCGGCCCCCACGATCGAGCGCCCCGAGACCCCGCAGGGCCGTCTCGGGCGCCTCCGCTCGCGCCTGTCGCGCTCGCAGACGAGCCTGGGCCGGGGCCTGCTGTCGCTCCTCGGTGGCGGCGACCTCACCGAGGACCAGTGGGAGGAGATCGAGGACACCCTGCTGGCGGCGGACGTCGGCGTCGGTCCCACCACCGAGCTCGTCACGAACCTGCGCGCCCGGCTGGCCGCCGAGGGCGTCAAGGACCCGGCACGCGCCAAGGCCGTGCTGCGCGACGAGCTGCTGGGCCTCGTCGGCCCCTCGCTCGACCGCACGATGCACACGACCGGCAACGACAGCCTGCCCGGCGTCGTGCTCGTGGTCGGCGTCAACGGCACCGGCAAGACCACCACCGTGGGCCGTCTCGCCCGCGTGCTCGTCGCCGAGGACCGCTCGGTCCTGCTCGGCGCGGCCGACACGTTCCGCGCCGCCGCCGCCGACCAGCTGGAGACCTGGGGCGCCCGCGTGGGCGTGCCCACCGTGCGCAGCCACGAGGGCGCCGACCCGGCGAGCGTCGGCTTCGAGACCGTCAAGCAGGGCATCGCCGACGGCGTCGACGTCGTCCTGGTCGACACCGCCGGCCGCCTGCACACCAAGTCGGGCCTGATGGACGAGCTCGGCAAGGTCAAGCGCGTCATCGAGAAGCAGGCTCCCGTCACCGAGGTGCTGCTGGTCATCGACGCCACCACGGGTCAGAACGGCCTCACCCAGGCCCGCGTGTTCGGCGAGGTCGTCGACGTCACGGGCATCGTGCTGACGAAGCTCGACGGCACCGCGAAGGGCGGCATCGTCATCGCCGTGCAGCGCGAGCTGGGCGTGCCGGTCAAGTACGTCGGCCTCGGCGAGGGCCCCGACGACCTCGCGCCGTTCGACCCGGCCGACTTCGTCGACGCCCTCCTGGAGGCGTAACACAGACGTAACACGGAGCGTCCCGACGCGAAATCGAGGACGGCCACAGTGGCGGGCATGGATGGTTACTACGCCTGGATGCTCATGGCCACGGCCCTGGTGCTCATGATGACCGTGCCCGCGCTCGCCCTGTTCTACGGCGGCATGACCCGCGCTCGCTCCGTGCTGAACATGATGATGATGTCCTACGTGGCCGCGGCCGTCGTGGGAATCGTCTACGTGCTCTGGGGCTGGTCGATGTCGTTCGGAAGCCAGGACGTCGGCGGGTTCTTCGCGAACCCGTTCGAGCTCTTCGGGCTCGAGGGCGTCGAGTGGGGCGACTACATCGCCGTCGCGTTCCAGATGACCTTCGCGATCATCACCGCGGCCCTCATCTCCGGCGCGATCGCCGATCGCGTGAAGTTCTCGGCCTGGCTGGTCTTCCTGCCGCTGTGGGTCACGTTCTCGTACTTCCCGATCGCGCACATGGTGTGGGGTGGCGGCTTCATCGCCGAGCACTTCCCGGCCCAGGACTACGCCGGCGGCACCGTGGTGCACATCAACGCCGGCATCGCGGGCGGCATCCTGGCGCTGATCATCGGCCGGCGGATCGGCTGGCCGCGCGAGCAGATGCGCCCCCACAACCTGCCGCTGACGATGATGGGCGCCGCGCTGCTGTGGTTCGGCTGGTACGGCTTCAACGTCGGCTCCATCGTCTTCGCCGAGGGCGACGGCGGCGCGAAGGACACCGCCCAGTTCATGACCGAGACCGGCGTGACCTTCATGAACACGACCGTCGCCACGATGGCCGCGATCCTGGCCTGGCTGGCGGTCGAGAGGATCCTCCACGGCAAGGCCACGTCGCTCGGCGCGGCGTCGGGCATCGTCGCCGGACTCGTGGCGATCACCCCCGCGTGCGGTGCGGTCGGCATCGTCGGCGCCATCGCGATCGGAGCGGCCTCGGGCGCCCTGTGCGCCTGGGCGGTCGGCCTGAAGTTCAAGTTCGGCCTCGACGACTCGCTCGACGTGGTCGGCGTCCACCTCGTCGGCGGCCTCGTCGGCACCCTGCTCATCGGCCTGTTCTCCACCGCCTCGGCGCCCGGTGGCATCGACGGGCTGCTCTACGGCGGCGGCTTCGAGTCGCTGTTCAACCAGTTCATGGCGGCCCTCATCGCCATCGTGTGGACGGGCGTGTTCACCACGATCATCGCCCTGGCCATCAAGCACACGATCGGCTGGCGCGTCGACGACGAGGACGAGGTCACCCACGGCATCGACTTCGCCCAGCACGGAGAATCGGCCTACGACATCGCCGGGTCCACCGGATCCAGCTTCTGAGAACGGAGAATGATCGTATGAAGCTCGTGACCGCGGTGATCAAGCCGCACAAGTGGGAAGAGGTCCGTGAGGCGCTCGCCGCCTCCGGCGTGGCCGGCATGACCGTCACCGAGGCCAGCGGCTACGGCCAGCAGAAGGGCCACACCGAGGTCTACCGGGGCGCCGAGTACGACGTCTCGCTGGTGCCGAAGATCCGGCTCGAGGTCGTCGTGGACGACGCCGACGTCGAAGGCGTGGTCGCCACGATCACGTCCGCGGCCCAGACCGGCAAGATCGGTGACGGCAAGGTGTGGGTCATTCCCGTCGACTCGGTGATCCGGGTCCGCACCGGCGAGACGGACGAAGCGGCGCTCTGAACGAGGCGCTCGACCAGGCCCGCCGGGGCCGGGCGGACGCGATGGACCGGGTGCTGCGCGAGGCCTTCGCAGCGGTGGCCGGGGACATCGAGACCGGCCTGGCCCTGGCGGCCATCGGCGGCTACGGGAGGGCTCAGCTCTCCCCGCACAGCGACGTCGACGTGGTCCTGGTCCATGCCGACCACCTCGACCCCGCTGAGGTCGAC
This genomic interval from Aeromicrobium choanae contains the following:
- a CDS encoding cytochrome ubiquinol oxidase subunit I produces the protein MDTALDLARWQFGITTVYHFLFVPMTISMAFLVAIMQTAWWRTGNEKWLRLTRMFGKLFLINFAMGVVTGIVQEFQFGMNWSSYSRFVGDIFGAPLAIEGLLAFFLESTFLGLWIFGWDRLKPGLHLMTIWIAAIGTALSAYFILAANSFMQNPVGFTMNEERGRAELNDFMAVLTNKVALITLPHTLFAAFMVGGGFVAAVAVWHLIRRPDRDVDAFRSAAKLGAVTLLVAGLGVVITGDIQGKVMTEVQPMKMAAAEALYEDSDGCAPFSLFTVGTLDGSKPLFSVEVPCLLSQLATGGLDGEVRGINSLNEEYAKTYADSGITDFSPNIPVTYWSFRLMMGLGFVAMAASAWILWVLRKGRVPAPDARTTRWLLWTAIVLPLMPLFANSFGWIFTEMGRQPWVVFGLMPTEAGVSPSVSAAQVWTSMLGFTLLYGALAVVEVKLLLRFIDKGLPDANPPQPNDDSDAPLAFAY
- the cydB gene encoding cytochrome d ubiquinol oxidase subunit II: MELTTVWFILIAFLFVGYFVLEGFDFGVGMLVGLLAKDEKERRVLVNTIGPVWDGNEVWLIVGGGAMFAAFPEWYATLFSGFYLPLFLILIALIVRGVAFEYRGLRDQQEWRDRWDWAIIIGSFVPALLWGVAFANIIRGVPINESHEYVGGFFNLLNPYALLGGLLTTSVFLVHGAFFVALKTVGDIRVRAHAFAQRLGAVVAVLAVAFIGWTAVRDGDLAVWVIGGVAALAFLGGLAASMRDRDGWAFVGTAVAIAGVVAMLFVALFPDVMPSTLDPAFSLTTENASSTPYTLKIMTWVAVAFTPIVLMYQAWSYWVFRKRIGVQHIPA
- the cydD gene encoding thiol reductant ABC exporter subunit CydD, which produces MRPLDPRLVRRSATVRTHLVWSVVLGVLTALLIIGVSWCVAEVVARRFTGAEVLLFPLAIAAAFGLRAAIAWAHGVVSERAAIRVKAELRSEVVDDLLDPRRIGPRPASGRLVALLGPGMDAFDGYVGRFLPQLALAAIVPAAVIAVIAWTDPLSAVLIVVTLPLIGLFMWLVGVLTRDRVERRWSAMERLARHFTDVLDGLVVLKVFGRRQERGIREVGDRHRVETMRALRLAFLSSLVLELISTISVALVAVSVGLRVVEGHLDLRDAMFVLLLAPEAYLPVRRVGMMFHDSTEGATATAELLDLLDHDRHEGTVTPPSGPSAITVRGARLTHPGRSALSLAVDDLRVEPGEFLAVIGRSGGGKSTLLDVLLGFERLDAGTVTIGDTALADLDIAAWRESVAWVPQTPHLVAGTVGQNVALGQRGASGEEIASAALDAGLDLALDRAVREGTTDLSAGERRRVAVARALLRVRLTGAWLVLLDEPTAGLDAHHEATVLTALRASGATVLVVTHRPETVAAADRVVEVAA
- the cydC gene encoding thiol reductant ABC exporter subunit CydC, whose amino-acid sequence is MSRTYSRRVRLGAGLATGVAAQLAAVGLLLASAWLIVRAAEQPPVLYLMVAIVSVRFFGISRSVLRYVERLLTHDVALADAVEQRVATYTDLDRAAPAGLGDLRRGDLVSRVVADVARMQDRLLRLRIPWWVGLAATAVVVAVVALIDARSGLVIAAGVALAAVSLRWLVGRAGTSRGGRAEAQGRLSAEVAAAAVAARELVAFGAAEEARAIASTATGDAESAQSGGASVAGIGSAGVLAVAGATVAVLAAWSGGLDPVLVGVVLLAPIALIEPWDGWSEAERLRPEITAAAARLAALADLGAPVEDPSDPRPLPAGNDLVVEGVRVGWDAPVTAPISFKLAEGAAIAVTGPSGVGKSTLAYALLRLLPTWHGTVTLGGVPTTGLAAADVRRRIGYLGQDDAVFDTSIRENLRIADPEADDQRLRAALASAGLLASVDVMPQGLDTPVGEHGGRLSGGERQRLCLARLLLADHRVLVLDEPTEHLDAPTAAALMDDVLALAGPGGRSLVVISHSPAVLARFDDVVALSRVDP
- the ftsY gene encoding signal recognition particle-docking protein FtsY — encoded protein: MTTTTLVVLIAVAVVVLGGGLAYLIANQRRELPPPDVMDELTEREIEHPELREVDLDEVEELEAGVLEEEPAAPAAPTIERPETPQGRLGRLRSRLSRSQTSLGRGLLSLLGGGDLTEDQWEEIEDTLLAADVGVGPTTELVTNLRARLAAEGVKDPARAKAVLRDELLGLVGPSLDRTMHTTGNDSLPGVVLVVGVNGTGKTTTVGRLARVLVAEDRSVLLGAADTFRAAAADQLETWGARVGVPTVRSHEGADPASVGFETVKQGIADGVDVVLVDTAGRLHTKSGLMDELGKVKRVIEKQAPVTEVLLVIDATTGQNGLTQARVFGEVVDVTGIVLTKLDGTAKGGIVIAVQRELGVPVKYVGLGEGPDDLAPFDPADFVDALLEA
- a CDS encoding ammonium transporter, with the protein product MDGYYAWMLMATALVLMMTVPALALFYGGMTRARSVLNMMMMSYVAAAVVGIVYVLWGWSMSFGSQDVGGFFANPFELFGLEGVEWGDYIAVAFQMTFAIITAALISGAIADRVKFSAWLVFLPLWVTFSYFPIAHMVWGGGFIAEHFPAQDYAGGTVVHINAGIAGGILALIIGRRIGWPREQMRPHNLPLTMMGAALLWFGWYGFNVGSIVFAEGDGGAKDTAQFMTETGVTFMNTTVATMAAILAWLAVERILHGKATSLGAASGIVAGLVAITPACGAVGIVGAIAIGAASGALCAWAVGLKFKFGLDDSLDVVGVHLVGGLVGTLLIGLFSTASAPGGIDGLLYGGGFESLFNQFMAALIAIVWTGVFTTIIALAIKHTIGWRVDDEDEVTHGIDFAQHGESAYDIAGSTGSSF
- a CDS encoding P-II family nitrogen regulator, with amino-acid sequence MKLVTAVIKPHKWEEVREALAASGVAGMTVTEASGYGQQKGHTEVYRGAEYDVSLVPKIRLEVVVDDADVEGVVATITSAAQTGKIGDGKVWVIPVDSVIRVRTGETDEAAL